GGGAACTGCTTAGAAAAAGATTTAATATTGAACAAAACAACTGTATATTCTGTGATAACGACATTGAAACAACCGAACATTTATTTTACCAGTGCTTATACTCCAGGACATTTTGGGACGACTTATGGAACTGGCTATCTTCAAGAATCCAGCTACAAAGTGATCTGAAATGGGATGATATTGTTTTTGGTATTTCTTCAAGAGacactgaaacaagaaatgtgctGAACAATACCTTATTGTTAGCAAAATATTTTATACATACATGTAAATGTAAGAAAGTAAAGCCCATTTTCACtgtctttaaaaaacaaatgcaagaTAACTATGTAAAATCCCTTAAACAGATGACGTAAAAATCTCTGATGGAAGccatagtgttatgtgtcggacgcggtcggagcaccgacccagcgtttgacaggacccagcataaaataagcagagcacggttcaaaggataacacattttaatgaaagtgagtgaagtgataaacaactaaaaagtctgcggtctggtgaggtggaaacacggtgcgctctcagcagtgcaaacggtccggagccacagcagttcggacccagggaccccgccgacaccccccaggtggccgcgacaaaccgagtctgtgaagcatgaaaatatgaggtgagtccaacactctccacacagctcaaaggtgcacacagtcagcaaacacttcctgaatgcataccacctggtgggagaaacagaaaaacaaaactcaagccagccaaacaccccagcacacaacacatAGAAGATGTACAACTTTTTGCTGACCTCTAATGTTTGTATAGATGTATatcttcgtgtgtgtgtgtgtgtgtgtgtgtatatatgtcttcttttcttttttttgttaagTTACCAGTGCCTTGTAAACTGCACTAGAATGTTTCAAATTGTTAATTGCCAAGATGGTTTGTACATTTAATCCTGTTGGAAGGggaaggagagggagagagaggagaaggaagaagaaaaagaaaaaaaaaactatttctcaTGATAATACTGAGAATGTTATTGTGGCCTTCCCTTTTGTTCATTACTGTATgatgttgcatttgttgaaataaagtttttgggaaaaaaaaatgggacACCGGCTTTCTTGCTAAGGCTACCGGCACCAGATGTTTAGAACCATCCTGACATCTCAGCGGAAGTTACGTCACGTTCCGATGTGCACACagcccattattattattatttccgttTTTGGAGAAGGGCTGCGGATGTATTTCTGTGTTCAGCGCGTACAATCCAATGAATCGAGTGGTAAGTCATCGAAATTGAGAATACTCGTGCATCATATTGGCTTAGCAATATCTCAAGGATCATGTagagtgttttattttgtaacgaCATTGAATATTTATTATGTATTTCTAATGAAATTGTCCGCCAGAACAAAGGCAAGAACAAAGCAAACTCACACTGCATGTTGTTGTACACATCGCCGGATTCGGGAAGGCAAATGGGCCTAGATTTGATAAGCTTAGCTTTGATTGATTTTTGTGCAATATATTTTttatacccccttttctactttttttttactaatagcccaatttcatagccttaagagtgtgcatatcatgaatgcttggtcttgttggatttgtgagaatctactgaatctactggtactttgttttccatgtaacaataagaaatatactcaaaacctggattcatctttttagtcacatagcactactattattctgaacacgactgtaAAATATTGTTTGGAAGAAATTTACAACACTCTTAACCAAATATGTGGAATATTCTTctataatttttcttttttttttttaactaaaataAATATATGAGCCATCAATGAAATGGCAGAGAATTATTCAAATAATCCGGTCACAGACTCTCTGGTCATATTACTCCTCTTTACACATTGAAATAAACATAATTGATTCCCTCCATATTTGCGTCACGCAATCACAATTGCAATCACCAGCCAAGGAACAGATCCACTTGTCCTCACTCAGATCGACAGCCAGAGATTATTTTCAGGTTCCACTAGTCCTCAGGTCTGGACGGCCAAAGAATAATGTCCATCTCCACTTGCTCTTAGGTTCTGATTGCATGCACGCGCATAACATCTGATcccagctctgccttcaactcaaACTCTGTCACTGTagagagtccattatctcctgaaaatagtcttctgagtttttccaatatgagacatacacctgcgtgtccaggcacgtccatgatcacagcagcagtaaaccagcatcctgtgacacaGCAGTGTCAGGACCCTTTAGATTCCAGaatccaacagactgaaaaagttaAGAATGTCAGGCTGAAGCGTgttgtctcctctgtaaatccgagccatcactttcaaattaATGCTTCAAAGCTTCATTATCAGACAGAAGCACattcgtttcactctgtctgtcagccatcagaCGTTTGTTTTGCTAATAAGTATGTCACACGCCCAGAATAGGCTGAGtgagacgttttccagaaatgcacctgttaactcgCTCGGGCAGAGcaataaaaaacatcagagacACTAATTACGAGTGCATGTTAGTCATGAGTGATGTTGCTAACTGAGACGTTAAAAACCATGAGACATGTTCTTTAAAGTCTGCAGAGGACAAACGTCACAGCTGCTGTAACGTGTTTAAGAAGTTGGTATACAGACCTGAACTATTTTACACATGAGCTGAGTATGTCTCAGTTTTTCGTGGTGTGAGTAGGTGGTGCACAGTACACACACTTTACTTTAGTTCATCTGGTTagtttttttgtgaaataattttgtgtctgtgtacaaagtaaaataatgtcagcatccaaaataaaactaggttCTTTAGAAATACTGTGTTGAAAATTGCTTGCTCGGTTATAAAAGCACTTGACAAAAGTTGAAGAAAACGTTACATTAATTTCATAAGGGGGCTGTAATTTAGTCCTCATCTGTGGCATTAAAACCTTAACGATGCTTCTCACTTGAATTAAATAAACGTTGTCTTTTCTCTGACACCTACTGTGACCCTCAGATGTTGACTGTACTGTCACGGTGAAGAGAAAGAAGCAGCATGTGTTTACGTTGGTcagcatttatgtatttattttttttttttgggggggggggtggtctgCGACAGGACTGTCAAGGTTTGGGACCTTGAGAAGTTTGAGATGATCGGCTCGTTGGAAGGGAGCACGGGTCCGGTCCGGTGAGTTTTAATCTACAGCATGGGAAACTAAACCAATGCCTCATTCATTCAGAGTGAATTCAGGTCCCAGATTCTGCACTGTGAACTTGGGGCAGATCAGGTTTTTGTGGGTGAGTGCTATGACCATGTCTCCTTTGGAGgatgtgacctctgacctctgtgttGTCAGGTGCATGTTGTTCAGCCCGGACGGTGACTGCCTGTACAGCGGTGCACTCGACTCTCTGCGGGTCTACGGCTGGGAGCCTGaccgctgttttgatgtggtgtCGGTGGGCTGGGGCAAAGGGAGCGACCTGGCTCTCTGCAACCATCAGCTGGTGTGTTGTcatatcaataaataaataactaaagagcacctcatctgattgaaaccatttcttcaTGGTGTGCTTTGGCGGGTTACAGGAAGTGTCCTTTTGAAAATGaggtcgttattgtaaataagaatttttttccttaataacttacctggttaaatcaagattaaatcaaatgaaaatgGGGTCAGTACACCACATAACGCCCCATATCAACTGTAAAGTGCAGATCTTTGATGATACAAATAGTCAGCTCTTTGCCCTGTCAGACTGGCGTGTCCCACAAGCTATCCAGTGTGTCTTCCTACATGGTTGATGTACAAAGGGTGAAGCAAAACGACAGCTCCACGATCCACAGCATTACACAGGATGACCTGCCGCTCACAGAGCCATCGCCAAAAGGACCAGTTCTGCCTCGGAGCTACGAACAACCAACAACCACCTGTGGTGCGCAGCGGTATGGCAGCTCGAGCCGTGAGTATCAAGTGTTTGAGCCGCTCAGTAGAATATGACCCACAAAGATGTTTCATTGTCATTCAGGATGAAGCAGAATTCAGACGTTGAGCGCCGCAGTCCCGAAGGTGAGAGGCGGAGTCCCAGCGATGACGAAAAGGATGACGAAGAGTCATCGGCTGAGATCCACAACGCTGAGGAATACAAAGCGATCTTTCAGCCAAAGAATGCCATCTGTAAGTCACTACAGCACCAACAAGGCCACTgcttcagatttatttatttattacatatttagaTCATTATTTCCAGTTCCAGGGCAGGTAGATCATCAGCCGTATAAGGAGTCAGACTACCAGTATGTAGACCTCAGTTCAATTCTCAGTCACATCacccatctgtgtccttggacaagacacttcatctgttttgtctcagtccacccagctgcaaatgggtactggcctcggTTGGGggcgtaacctgtgttggacaggGGAACTCATAGGCCCAATCCCAACATCAGAGGATCAGAAAGCGATGTCACTGTCAACGCTTAACCGCCACACGCCAGTTTATCCCCGTGGTAACATTTCTGACATGTCCTGCTTCAAACCCTGCAGAGCGGGTACGACTATGCCTGGGCAGGTCGAGGTCAGGGGAAACTCTGTTTGAAGCCCACAGTGCCCACTATTTTTTTAACAAAGTCTTTTATATTTAAGTTCTGCATCAATGTCAACCATTCAACTGTACATTTGCAGACATATTACACCCAGGCCCAACAGAGCCTCAGCAGAGGCCCAAGAGAGCCCCAACAGAGGCCCAGCAGAGGCCCAACCCTGCAGCACGGGCACTGCATCACATACTGAGTAAATACACACATGAACAAAGAAGAGAAAACAATGAATAAGATAAAAATATATAAGTACAGAAAAATAAATCTAGTGCTACATGGATACTAAACATACAGGatcattgaaattgaattgaagtatcttttagcaatttatcccagaatagaTGATGCTATTCGATTAATCCCTGAATGGaactgttggattaatcaatgcttaaacaccaacAATAAATAGACAAAATTATGACAGAATCAGTTACACAAACAATACTTAGTTTgcaggaataactatgggtcagAATGGGCAATAATAAAGTGAAAAtttgtccaacaatctctatcctttaaagcctaacttaatctgcatgtatcaaaaaataattaataagcacttcattggtgatcaatgctttatgaaagcctgcagcttcttgtttgatGTGCAGCAGGGGTTAGTTGCATCACTTAAGAGTTCACATTATTGACACAATATATTCATACAATATATAAAAATATTGAGTTCTCATTATTTGTTGCTCCTACATTGCTGTCAATTCACCCTCGCTAAcattgactacatttacatgcagccaataaccctttcataacccgttcataaccggaatattggcaataacccggttgcgcatggCCATGTAAACGCACGCAAAAACCCgagtaagacccctgggttactccttttctaacccgaatatcaggtcatataaatgcgcatcgggatatccccatagaaaggaacattattttgtgttctgcgcatgtcctatccgcaaggaatcttggtcttttgagtacagcaactacttgtatgcagcgcatgcagcccaccggacaccacagaagcagctgtaaacagcacattgtgttctgcatccttatcaggcgggccggtcgcggcaccggtcggcatatcaccgcgattgctctgcctccgatgtgcttactgtctgcggctcggtaaacgccgcaacgGACCACtctcaccgcccccctctcttctgtgtgtagctgcgccaaatctggcaacaggtccagagacgcttgctgttttgatgtggaggcagcccacaggagagaaaaatgagaaaatgttaatgcctgtttgagaaaagtgtgtagtgaggggttttacatgaagcaggatttgcacgaacgccagatcaaatcaagcaccggtggacgacgtgcatcgctgtttagatggggatattccaaatgataccagtgaccatgtatacaggagtaaatcTGTcggcttaagcatgtaaacgggttattcctgaTGATtgagaaaccggaatattgaccttaacccgaatattaacggcatgtaaacgtagacaGTGATgtgtctataaacatgttacaataatcaacatagttttactgttcacacgctgtacaaccttctgctctgctctccagctggagtgataaattacactttgttcccaaaacaaaccatgcttcaaaaaatagaacattgaatgcatttggtaaagtcaatgcaacgtaatgcaaaacaacattaaagctggaatttattacatcaaataaacaacatctctctaaatttaacagtaagaagcacttttaaaacactagtatcaattacatgtaaaacccctgtatttcatgtgttaaagtacaacaaaacattgctgcagtgtttctcaaatcctccctcaagttgtgggggtgtggagtggcagggggggaggaggaggaggagggaagtgaacatttagagcttccctcagcagctgtgtgcacacgctcctcctccaacaccccagaccaAGAACAGAATACCACAATTGCTACaacaagcaaaataacccaactcttctcaaataaaaCCCCCAAAAATGTCTacaggtccaaagaagacctgtgttacattacacgcaacatattatacacacgtccagcccctctccaggagttgggtaccagagcccatgctgtgcgtggaggtgagcccgactatctctagtcggtatctctcaacctcccgcacaagctcaggcaacgtgccccccagcgaggtgacattccacgtcccaacagccaggggctgtgagcatggaccgggccgccgggccacccgccctcgaccaccacccaatcctctctgcacccaaaccccatggccccctctgcaggtggtgaacccacaggagggcgagctcctctcttcactcaagtgtccgagacatgtggccgtggcagtgaaagatcaaggaccgagacgtcgcccggtatggcggagccagggtcccaccctggagccaggcctggggttggggctcaagcgcaagcgcctggtggtcgggccttagcccatggggcccggccgggctcagcccgaaggagcaacgtgggctaaggcccgaccaccaggcgcttgcgcttgagccccaaccccaggcctggctccagggtgggaccctggctccgccataccgggcgacgtctcggtccttgatctttcactgccacggccacatgtctcggacacttgagtgaagagaggggcagagctgtcaaccgatcaccacctggtggtgagttggatccgctgggaggggaggaagctcgtcagacctggcaggcccaaacgtatcgtgagggtctgctgggaacgactggcgggaaccctctgtcagggaggtcttcaactcccacctccgggacagcttctcccagatcccgggggaggttggagacatggagtccgagtggaccatgttctccacctccattgttgatgcggccgctcatagctgtggtcgcaaggtctctggtgcctgtagcGGCGGCAATCccggaacccggtggtggacaccggaagtaagggatgctgtcatgctgaagaaggagtcctacttatctttgttggtaggtgggaccccagaggcagctgacaggtaccggcaggccaagtgtgccgcagcccgtgcggttgcagaggcaaaaactcgggtctgggaggagttcggagaggctatggaggaggactaccggtcggccttgaagagattctggcaaaccgtccgacgcctcaggaggcggaagcagctctccaccggcactgtttactgtgcgggtggggagctgttgaccctgactggggatgttgtcgggcggtgggagtacttcgaggatctcctcaatcccatcgtcacgtcttccaaagtggaagcagagactggggactcagaggcggactcatccattacccaggccgaagtcaccgaggtggttagaaagctcctctgtggcaaggctcctggggtggaagaaatcagtcctgagtaccttaagtctctggatgttgtgggactgtcttggctgacacgcctctgcaacattgcgtggtgatcggggacagtacctctggattggcagactggggtggtggtccctctgtttaagaagggggaccggagggtgtgtccaactatagggggatcacactcctcagccaccccggtaaggtctattccagagtactggagaggagaattcgaccaatggtcgaacctcggattcaggaggagcagtgtggttttcgtcctggtcgctgcACACTGGacgagctctacacgctccatcgggtgctcgagggttcatgggagttcgcccaaccagtccacatgtgttttgtggatctggagaaggcgttcgactgtgtccctcggggcaccctgtggggagtgctcagggagtatggggtccggggtcctttgctaagggctatccagtccctgtacgaccgcagcaggagcttgattcgcattgccggtagtaagtcaaacctgtttccagtgcacgttggcctctgccagggctgccctttgtcacggttctgttcattatttttatggacagaatttctaggcgcagccagggtgtagagggggtctggtttgggaaccacagaatctcatctctgctgtttgcggacgatgtggttctgttggcttcgtcaaatcaggaccttcagcatgcactggggcggtttgcagccaagtatgaagcgtctgggatgaaaatcagcacctccaaatccgaggccatggttctcgaccggaaaaaggtgctttgccctcttcaggtcggtggagtgtccttgcctcaagtggtggagtttaagtatctcggggtcttttccgggtcttttccggatgccccctggatgcctcgctggagaggtgttccgggcacgtcccattgggaggaggccccggggaagacccacgaCACACTGGAGgggctacatctctcggctggcttgggaacgccttggggttcctccggaggatcagggggaggtgtgtgtagatcgggaggtctgggcagctttgcttgagctgctgcccccgcgacccgactccggataaagcggaagaaaatggatggatggatggagatggAACAGACTGTTGCGTGATGTCCCCTGCCTGTGACTGGatcctgcatggacttctcatcaaatacatcTTTTGTTATGTTGTGTTCTGTTttgcaaaactttgcaaaaaccttgtacctgttagaatggcctaagcagagggttgcccctttgagtctggtctgattgaggtttcttcctcaagagcATCAgaaagagtttttccttcccactgtcacatgtgggtttgctctgggggttggtcagGTCTGATCttacttgttgtgatttggcgctatataaactagaTAAATTGAAGAAGTGTGTGAGAACTCCACTCGAAATGACCCAAACCCAAATAAATACCCTGAAACATTTTTCTGCACTTCTCCTTCAGTTTATTTTGTTCCCTGTCAAAATGTAATTATGACTGTTGTGTTGTTAGTGTGGTTTAAGTACCCCACTATGAGTTCCTGTGAGGGTTACACCCCGTCTGAAGCGACCCGACACCACACAAATCAagtgaaatatatatattaagCACAGACAACATCACCTCCTGATATTAAAGCTTTAATTTCTGTTCAATATGTAAAATACATGTTCACTTGTGTTTACCTGCTGTGTTACTGTTCATGTGTGTTAGAAAAACCCAGATATAGAACCTGATGTTAGTGTCAGGTGTGTGTCGACGGAGCTCATCTTACAGTTTCAGATCATCAAACCGCTAATATCCACCTGGTCCCGGTCTGGGACTCTGATTCAGACACATAATCACATCCATTAAAGCTAAAACAAGTCATTTAATTTTATGCTCGCTTAAAGGGCAGCACAGTCTGGTTAGAGTGCCTCTGTGATGTCGTGGGATTTGACCGCTTCACCGGACATCATCCGgttgtgcaacacaaacacagcgtcacttc
The nucleotide sequence above comes from Thalassophryne amazonica chromosome 10, fThaAma1.1, whole genome shotgun sequence. Encoded proteins:
- the LOC117518185 gene encoding katanin p80 WD40 repeat-containing subunit B1-like, with amino-acid sequence MVDVQRVKQNDSSTIHSITQDDLPLTEPSPKGPVLPRSYEQPTTTCGAQRMKQNSDVERRSPEGERRSPSDDEKDDEESSAEIHNAEEYKAIFQPKNAICKSLQHQQGHCFRFIYLLHI